One part of the Augochlora pura isolate Apur16 chromosome 3, APUR_v2.2.1, whole genome shotgun sequence genome encodes these proteins:
- the LOC144468047 gene encoding spermine oxidase isoform X3, translating to MCSNKFYKKFETNPFTTRDKAEQLLDWIHKFDNSIQCSDSWFDVSAKRINEYWICEGDPLLNWKHHGYKTLFDLLSRLSNTKHILPVMEKVELNKNVSNIDYTSSNNIIVKTKDGSKYTASHVIFTPSLGVLKEKHATMFTPNLPESKQQAIKGLNIGTVNKIFLEFPHRWWPEDCAGFCLIWSKEDKKEFLESHGQGYEWLCDVFAFVAVDYQPRILSTWIFGKYARHMEMLSDEEVSEGLRLLLKTFLSGTHTIPRFDKMIRSSWYTNEHFRGCYTFKSITTEKLNVEAKDLAFPILSADGKPSILFAGEATHDHYYSTVHGAVETGFREADRIIDFHKKCGWLKQAVNSFDKMGRILNTGNEITERTKVVIVGAGIAGLAAAKTLEEANFKDYLLLEAESEIGGRIRTIPWNENWIECGAQFLHGDQSQLAKFCYQNDLISDINFRDGQGMFLRSNGVNVDTALVEEISNLIQMTLEDCENETKYLEDDSESLGKVLKNALKVHLRQKNDSPAVASIKEELLDWNLRFLVIDNACPTLDDLSTKYWSKFEYVGGSENILFRNGYHTLTKIVASDIHKQNLRLNTIVESIEWHRVIDKNLEAPVILKLSDNTRILCNCVIVTSSLGYLKDNYKAMFMPTLPQSISQAIEYLGFGLINKVFLDFGKAWWNDDTQGFQFLWPDIKSETMKVATETTWTRDLTGFDVLPDREGVLLGWVGGHGAYIIETLSEQQVAADCEKLLKQFLNLDSIPPVKKCIRTKWNSNPYARGSYSHIPTRCDDIGITPAVLAEPIWSKISSNRSSKALPTVMLAGEATSENYFSTTHGAYDTGVKQAQIFLRHHAFRN from the exons ATGTGTTCGAACAA attttacaaaaaattcgaaacaaatCCATTTACTACCCGAGACAAAGCTGAGCAGCTTTTGGATTGGATACACAAATTCGATAATTCAATTCAATGCAGCGATTCTTGGTTCGACGTTTCTGCGAAGAGAATCAATGAGTACTGGATATGCGAGGGTGATCCTTTACTTAATTGGAAACACCATGGCTACAAAACTCTATTCGATTTGCTCTCT AGGCTATCAAACACAAAACACATATTACCCGTAATGGAAAAAGTAGAATTGAATAAGAACGTTTCAAACATCGACTATACATCGagtaacaatataattgtaaagacAAAGGATGGTTCAAAATACACAGCATCCCACGTTATATTTACACCTTCTCTTGGAGTTTTGAAAGAGAAGCATGCTACAATGTTCACACCAAATTTACCCGAGTCTAAGCAACAAGCTATAAAG GGTTTAAACATTGGAACCgtgaacaaaattttcctAGAATTCCCGCACAGATGGTGGCCAGAGGATTGCGCTGGCTTTTGCTTGATATGGTCAAAGGAAGACAAGAAAGAGTTTCTCGAGTCTCATGGACAA GGCTACGAATGGCTATGCGATGTTTTTGCATTTGTCGCGGTAGATTATCAGCCGCGAATATTGTCCACATGGATCTTTGGCAAGTACGCGAGACACATGGAAATGCTGTCCGATGAAGAAGTGTCCGAAGGATTACGGCTTTTGTTAAAAACGTTTTTGAGTGGGACACATACTATCCCAAGATTTGATAAAATGATCag GTCATCATGGTATACCAATGAACATTTCCGTGGGTGTTATACCTTTAAAAGTATTACAACAGAAAAGTTAAACGTAGAGGCCAAAGATTTAGCGTTTCCGATTCTCTCGGCCGATGGCAAACCT AGTATTTTATTCGCTGGAGAAGCAACACATgatcattattattctactGTACACGGGGCGGTTGAAACGGGATTCAGGGAAGCGGACAGAATAATCGATTTCcataa AAAGTGTGGTTGGTTAAAGCAAGCAGTAAACAGCTTCGATAAAATGGGAAGGATATTGAATACCGGAAACGAAATAACAGAAAGAACGAAAGTTGTGATAGTAGGTGCGGGAATAGCTGGATTAGCAGCTGCGAAAACGTTGGAAGAAGCGAATTTCAAAGATTATCTGTTGCTGGAAG CTGAAAGTGAAATTGGTGGTCGAATACGAACAATACCGTGGAATGAAAATTGGATAGAATGTGGCGCCCAGTTTTTGCACGGCGATCAAAGCCAATTGGCAAAATTCTGTTACCAAAACGACTTAATCTCCGACATCAACTTCAGAGACGGCCAGGGCATGTTCTTGCGCAGCAATGGTGTTAATGTAGATACAGCCTTGGTAGAAGAAATAAGCAATCTCATTCAAATGACCCTAGAAGACTGTGAAAATGAAACGAAGTACCTAGAAGATGATTCTGAGAGTCTCGGCAAGGTCCTCAAGAATGCGTTAAAGGTCCATTTACGGCAGAAAAACGATTCTCCAGCTGTAGCTAGCATAAAAGAGGAACTTTTGGATTGGAATCTCAGATTTCTTGTGATAGATAATGCATGTCCGACGCTGGACGATTTGTCCACCAAATATTGGAGTAAATTTGAG TATGTCGGTGGCTCTGAGAATATCCTGTTTAGAAACGGATACCACACCTTGACAAAAATTGTCGCAAGCGATATACATAAACAGAATTTGCGATTGAATACTATTGTGGAATCTATTGAATGGCACCGAGTGATTGACAAAAATCTCGAGGCACCTGTTATATTGAAGTTATCCGACAATACTCGGATCCTCTGCAACTGTGTGATAGTCACTAGTTCACTAGGTTACCTGAAGGATAATTACAAGGCTATGTTCATGCCAACTTTACCGCAATCGATAAGTCAGGCGATTGAGTATCTCGGATTCGGTTTGATTAACAAAGTCTTTCTAGACTTCGGTAAAGCTTGGTGGAATGATGACACACAAGGATTCCAATTCCTCTGGCCGGATATTAAATCTGAAACCATGAAGGTTGCAACGGAAACGACGTGGACTAGAGATCTAACCGGATTCGATGTTCTTCCCGATCGAGAAGGCGTTCTTTTGGGTTGGGTGGGTGGCCATGGGGCTTATATCATCGAAACATTGAGCGAGCAACAAGTAGCAGCCGATTGCGAAAAGTTActcaaacaatttctaaatctCGACTCGATACCACCGGTGAAGAAATGTATAAGGACAAAATGGAACTCGAATCCGTACGCTAGAGGTAGCTACAGCCACATCCCAACCAGGTGCGATGATATAGGAATAACACCGGCTGTTTTGGCCGAGCCAATATGGAGTAAAATCTCAAGCAATCGCAGCAGTAAG GCCTTGCCCACGGTGATGCTAGCCGGCGAAGCGACCAGCGAAAACTACTTTTCAACGACACATGGCGCCTATGATACCGGCGTGAAGCAAGctcaaatttttctacgcCACCACGCATTCAGAAATTGA
- the LOC144468053 gene encoding uncharacterized protein LOC144468053 codes for MYRFALLVFIALIANSRVQGIRLPPKVVIVGAGASGIAAATKLLQNNFDVLILEAEDRIGGRVKTIKFADYLIDHGAQCIYGHKDNVAYDLAAPLNLTDHSDPFKFEMFTSNGEQLDPDLVENVTMTLIQYLDAQPDDIVNNCNASFGECMRDRVKEGLAQFPELNNTMQEQLLWNMNLMLTGNEPADDWNDVAMQWHGNVTEGDRFVNWKLRGYSTIFDIMMKKIPNPEEELPVMNKTILNAEVTKVDYSSEDGKIKLTTQDGKEYTADHVIMTPSLGVLKADHETLFTPQLPETKTKTIKALGFGNACKVYVAFKDDWYNKEGLKNKVLQLTWSQEELEEYKKDPKKMWMPYAFGFSIVEYKPRLLMLWVSGKGSRLLEERPDEEVLEQVTEILNNFFSKTYNVSAPVAMTRSKWHQNKHFRGVYSYTSVETAKANVRNDDLAEPIMKNGKPIILFAGEATSDDNAGTVNGAMVTGWREADRLINLVQALTGSPKVVVVGAGPSGIAAATKLLQNGIEDVLILEAEDRIGGRVKTIKFDEYWVDEGAQWIHGDQGNVAYDMAAPLNLTDHSDPYKFEIFASNGEQIDPDLADNITNTMIEYLESTPHESMKTCNASYPDCVKDIFLERLAQFPELNETMRNQLLWNMNLMLTSLDPADDWTEVPMQGYGVDAGGDRGVNWKSRGYSTILDIMMKKIPNPEEELPVMNKTILNAEVTKVDYSSEDGKIKLTTQDGKEYTADHVIMTPSLGVLKADHETLFTPQLPETKTKAIKTLGFGNACKVYVAFNDNWYNKEGLKNKFMQLTWTKEELEEYKKDPKKMWMPYSMSFSVVEHKPRLLLLWISAKGGRLIDERTDEEVLEQVTEILNNFFSKTYNVSAPVAMTRSKWHQNKHFRGTYSYISVESFNANVGNKDLAEPIMKDGKPVVLFAGEATTADNVATVHGAIGSGWREAERLINLYSKTESTTEKKSE; via the exons ATGTACAGATTTGCGCTCTTGGTTTTTATCGCCCTAATCGCGAACAGTAGGGTTCAGGGCATTAGACTACCACCGAAGGTGGTAATTGTTGGTGCGGGTGCATCGGGAATCGCAGCTGCAACGAAACTGCTGCAGAATAACTTCGATGTCCTGATCCTAGAAGCGGAGGATAGAATTGGTGGCCGAGTGAAGACAATTAAATTCG CCGACTACTTGATTGATCATGGGGCTCAATGTATTTATGGGCACAAAGACAACGTGGCGTACGATTTGGCGGCCCCGTTGAACCTTACAGACCATTCGGACCCCTTCAAGTTTGAGATGTTCACGTCCAATGGAGAACAATTGGACCCTGATCTCGTGGAGAACGTCACAATGACTCTTATACAGTATCTGGACGCGCAACCCGATGACATCGTAAATAACTGCAACGCTTCCTTTGGTGAATGCATGCGAGACAG GGTGAAAGAAGGCCTGGCCCAATTTCCGGAACTGAACAACACAATGCAAGAGCAACTGCTATGGAACATGAATCTGATGCTAACGGGCAACGAACCAGCCGACGACTGGAATGATGTCGCAATGCAGTGGCACGGGAATGTAACGGAGGGAGACCGATTTGTCAATTGGAAGTTACGCGGTTACAGCACTATTTTTGACATAATGATG AAAAAGATTCCAAACCCGGAAGAGGAGTTACCGGTAATGAACAAAACCATCCTGAACGCAGAGGTGACCAAAGTGGATTACTCGAGTGAAgatggtaaaataaaattaacaacacAAGACGGTAAGGAGTACACCGCCGACCACGTGATCATGACGCCTTCCTTGGGGGTGCTGAAGGCTGACCATGAAACGCTGTTCACCCCGCAACTACCGGAAACGAAGACTAAAACAATTAAG GCTCTAGGATTTGGAAACGCTTGCAAAGTGTACGTGGCCTTCAAAGATGATTGGTATAACAAGGAGGGTCTCAAAAACAAAGTGCTGCAACTTACGTGGTCCCAAGAGGAATTAGAAGAATACAAGAAAGAC CCAAAAAAGATGTGGATGCCTTACGCATTCGGTTTCAGCATTGTCGAATACAAGCCTCGTTTGCTGATGTTATGGGTCTCCGGAAAGGGTTCCCGCCTACTCGAAGAGCGCCCGGACGAGGAGGTTCTTGAGCAGGTCACGGAGATCCTAAATAACTTCTTCTCAAAGACTTATAACGTCAGCGCGCCAGTCGCAATGACAAG AAGCAAATGGCATCAGAATAAGCACTTCCGAGGCGTTTACAGCTATACAAGCGTAGAGACGGCTAAAGCAAATGTAAGGAACGACGACTTGGCTGAACCTATTATGAAAAACGGAAAGCCG ATCATTTTATTCGCTGGAGAAGCTACGAGTGACGACAATGCAGGAACAGTCAACGGCGCTATGGTTACTGGGTGGCGAGAGGCCGACAGATTAATAAATCT GGTCCAGGCCTTAACAGGATCGCCGAAGGTGGTCGTCGTTGGTGCGGGTCCGTCCGGAATCGCGGCTGCAACGAAGCTGCTGCAGAACGGCATCGAGGATGTCCTGATCCTAGAAGCGGAGGATAGAATTGGTGGCCGAGTGAAGACAATTAAATTCG ATGAATACTGGGTCGATGAAGGGGCCCAATGGATTCATGGAGACCAAGGGAATGTGGCGTACGATATGGCCGCCCCATTAAACCTTACAGACCATTCGGACCCCTACAAGTTCGAAATATTTGCGTCTAACGGAGAACAAATCGACCCTGATCTCGCGGACAACATTACAAACACTATGATAGAATATCTGGAGTCGACGCCCCATGAAAGCATGAAGACCTGCAACGCTTCCTATCCTGACTGCGTGAAAGACAT ATTTTTAGAACGACTGGCTCAATTTCCGGAACTGAACGAAACAATGCGAAACCAGTTACTGTGGAACATGAACTTGATGCTGACGAGCCTCGATCCAGCCGACGATTGGACCGAGGTCCCAATGCAGGGGTACGGAGTAGATGCGGGTGGAGACCGAGGTGTTAATTGGAAGTCACGTGGTTACAGCACTATTTTGGATATAATGATG AAAAAGATTCCAAACCCGGAAGAGGAGTTACCGGTAATGAACAAAACCATCCTGAACGCAGAGGTGACCAAAGTGGATTACTCGAGTGAAgatggtaaaataaaattaacaacacAAGACGGTAAGGAGTACACCGCCGACCACGTGATCATGACGCCTTCCTTGGGGGTGCTGAAGGCTGACCACGAAACGCTGTTCACCCCGCAACTACCGGAAACGAAGACTAAAGCAATTAAA ACTCTAGGATTTGGAAACGCTTGCAAAGTGTACGTGGCCTTCAACGATAATTGGTATAACAAGGAGGGTCTCAAAAACAAGTTTATGCAACTTACGTGGACCAAGGAAGAATTAGAGGAATATAAGAAGGAC CCAAAAAAGATGTGGATGCCTTACTCAATGTCCTTCAGCGTCGTCGAGCACAAGCCTCGTTTACTCCTGCTATGGATCTCTGCAAAGGGCGGCCGTCTAATCGATGAGCGCACGGACGAAGAGGTTCTTGAGCAGGTCACGGAGATCCTAAATAACTTCTTCTCAAAAACTTATAACGTCAGCGCGCCAGTCGCAATGACAAG AAGCAAATGGCATCAGAATAAGCATTTTCGAGGCACTTACAGCTATATAAGCGTTGAGTCGTTCAATGCAAACGTAGGAAATAAGGATTTGGCCGAGCCTATTATGAAAGATGGGAAGCCA GTGGTTCTATTTGCTGGGGAGGCCACAACTGCGGACAATGTGGCAACAGTTCACGGTGCTATCGGCTCTGGGTGGCGGGAGGCTGAGAGACTGATAAATTTGTACTCTAAAACCGAAAGCACAACCGAAAAGAAGTcggaataa
- the LOC144468049 gene encoding serine protease snk isoform X2, whose product MLIPAPGKDLSRSTGIGTMPLQLNVSTIFLFLAVVAVLSAKNSERPKKKKPNASKLSDNISKNPFLQSTNRSNDRNVFLQDRDTTINWDNIIVLSPVTQSPINNGMRQDQGKPLSNSTKNTEETDNIIPIYNTNPFLQPQINANKNTATPSTINPGGNAEPVTQKISDRLSGDTSTYGSSRRKSEYMCQQYGKQISGTAEVVPLVSIPTVISVTIDVCSDANQLVVGGVTATPGEFPHQVSLGKIIDGVYKNLCGGSLIAPEWILTAAHCTYSPSPSVVRIGFHDLRDTNRGISASVDKVVRHPGYKPPSMYDDIALIKMDKAIEFNKSIRPACLYQRYDTVPTKAWVSGWGVVEFDDEEGSNTLQKAELTILDNIRCALSHKPSIQIPYGITPNMICAGDPTGGWTKDSCLGDSGGPLQIVHPENQCLFQVFGITSFGQGCAFANMPGVYTKVSHYLKWIEDNVWPSV is encoded by the exons ATG CTGATTCCGGCTCCAGGAAAAGATCTGTCTCGCTCGACCGGTATTGGCACGATGCCACTACAACTGAACGTGTCTacgattttcttatttctcgcTGTCGTAGCGGTGCTGTCTGCCAAAAACTCAG AACgtccaaagaaaaagaaacctAATGCATCGAAATTGAGTGATAATATTAGCAAAAACCCATTTCTTCAGAGCACAAACCGTAGTAACGACAGAAATGTATTCCTCCAGGATCGTGACACAACCATAAATTGGGATAACATTATTGTACTATCTCCTGTTACCCAATCCCCAATTAATAATGGCATGAGACAGGATCAGGGTAAACCTCTGAGTAACAGCACAAAGAACACAGAAGAGACTGACAATATTATTCCCATTTACAATACTAATCCCTTCCTGCAACCACaaattaatgcaaataaaaatactgcaacACCTTCTACGATTAACCCAGGTGGCAATGCAGAACCAGTCACTCAGAAAATATCGGATAGGCTCTCTGGAGATACAAGTACATATGGAAGCTCGAGAAGAAAGTCAGAATACA TGTGCCAGCAGTATGGAAAACAAATATCAGGCACAGCAGAAGTGGTGCCCTTGGTTTCCATTCCAACGGTGATCTCAGTTACCATTGATGTCTGTTCAGATGCAAATCAGCTTGTTGTTGGAGGTGTCACTGCCACTCCTGGTGAGTTTCCTCACCAGGTCTCTCTAGGTAAAATCATTGATGGTGTGTACAAAAATTTGTGTGGCGGCTCATTGATTGCACCAGAATGGATACTCACTGCAGCCCACTGTACTTACAGTCCAAG CCCTTCAGTTGTGCGTATCGGTTTCCATGATCTACGGGACACGAATCGCGGTATTTCGGCATCGGTGGACAAAGTTGTACGGCATCCTGGTTACAAGCCTCCTTCCATGTACGACGACATAGCTCTTATAAAAATGGATAAAGCTATTGAATTCAATAAAAGCATCAGACCTGCTTGTCTGTATCAACGATACGATACTGTACCGACGAAAGCATGGGTTAGCGGCTGGGGTGTTGTAGAATTTG ATGACGAAGAAGGAAGCAACACATTGCAGAAAGCTGAGCTCACGATTCTTGATAACATAAGATGCGCGCTAAGCCACAAGCCATCGATACAAATACCATATGGCATCACACCGAATATGATCTGTGCCGGAGATCCTACGGGTGGATGGACCAAAGACAGTTGCCTGGGAGACTCTGGCGGTCCATTGCAAATCGTTCATCCAGAAAACCAATGCCTCTTCCAGGTATTTGGCATTACTAGCTTCGGACAGGGTTGCGCGTTTGCTAACATGCCTGGAGTGTACACGAAGGTCTCGCATTATCTTAAATGGATAGAGGATAACGTTTGGCCGTCAGTCTAA
- the LOC144468049 gene encoding trypsin isoform X4 produces MMHSIIIVSMTRSFFLFTFQLIPAPGKDLSRSTGIGTMPLQLNVSTIFLFLAVVAVLSAKNSGGNAEPVTQKISDRLSGDTSTYGSSRRKSEYMCQQYGKQISGTAEVVPLVSIPTVISVTIDVCSDANQLVVGGVTATPGEFPHQVSLGKIIDGVYKNLCGGSLIAPEWILTAAHCTYSPSPSVVRIGFHDLRDTNRGISASVDKVVRHPGYKPPSMYDDIALIKMDKAIEFNKSIRPACLYQRYDTVPTKAWVSGWGVVEFDDEEGSNTLQKAELTILDNIRCALSHKPSIQIPYGITPNMICAGDPTGGWTKDSCLGDSGGPLQIVHPENQCLFQVFGITSFGQGCAFANMPGVYTKVSHYLKWIEDNVWPSV; encoded by the exons ATGATGCATTCGATTATCATCGTATCAATGACGCGatcctttttcctttttacatTCCAGCTGATTCCGGCTCCAGGAAAAGATCTGTCTCGCTCGACCGGTATTGGCACGATGCCACTACAACTGAACGTGTCTacgattttcttatttctcgcTGTCGTAGCGGTGCTGTCTGCCAAAAACTCAG GTGGCAATGCAGAACCAGTCACTCAGAAAATATCGGATAGGCTCTCTGGAGATACAAGTACATATGGAAGCTCGAGAAGAAAGTCAGAATACA TGTGCCAGCAGTATGGAAAACAAATATCAGGCACAGCAGAAGTGGTGCCCTTGGTTTCCATTCCAACGGTGATCTCAGTTACCATTGATGTCTGTTCAGATGCAAATCAGCTTGTTGTTGGAGGTGTCACTGCCACTCCTGGTGAGTTTCCTCACCAGGTCTCTCTAGGTAAAATCATTGATGGTGTGTACAAAAATTTGTGTGGCGGCTCATTGATTGCACCAGAATGGATACTCACTGCAGCCCACTGTACTTACAGTCCAAG CCCTTCAGTTGTGCGTATCGGTTTCCATGATCTACGGGACACGAATCGCGGTATTTCGGCATCGGTGGACAAAGTTGTACGGCATCCTGGTTACAAGCCTCCTTCCATGTACGACGACATAGCTCTTATAAAAATGGATAAAGCTATTGAATTCAATAAAAGCATCAGACCTGCTTGTCTGTATCAACGATACGATACTGTACCGACGAAAGCATGGGTTAGCGGCTGGGGTGTTGTAGAATTTG ATGACGAAGAAGGAAGCAACACATTGCAGAAAGCTGAGCTCACGATTCTTGATAACATAAGATGCGCGCTAAGCCACAAGCCATCGATACAAATACCATATGGCATCACACCGAATATGATCTGTGCCGGAGATCCTACGGGTGGATGGACCAAAGACAGTTGCCTGGGAGACTCTGGCGGTCCATTGCAAATCGTTCATCCAGAAAACCAATGCCTCTTCCAGGTATTTGGCATTACTAGCTTCGGACAGGGTTGCGCGTTTGCTAACATGCCTGGAGTGTACACGAAGGTCTCGCATTATCTTAAATGGATAGAGGATAACGTTTGGCCGTCAGTCTAA
- the LOC144468049 gene encoding uncharacterized protein LOC144468049 isoform X1: MMHSIIIVSMTRSFFLFTFQLIPAPGKDLSRSTGIGTMPLQLNVSTIFLFLAVVAVLSAKNSERPKKKKPNASKLSDNISKNPFLQSTNRSNDRNVFLQDRDTTINWDNIIVLSPVTQSPINNGMRQDQGKPLSNSTKNTEETDNIIPIYNTNPFLQPQINANKNTATPSTINPGGNAEPVTQKISDRLSGDTSTYGSSRRKSEYMCQQYGKQISGTAEVVPLVSIPTVISVTIDVCSDANQLVVGGVTATPGEFPHQVSLGKIIDGVYKNLCGGSLIAPEWILTAAHCTYSPSPSVVRIGFHDLRDTNRGISASVDKVVRHPGYKPPSMYDDIALIKMDKAIEFNKSIRPACLYQRYDTVPTKAWVSGWGVVEFDDEEGSNTLQKAELTILDNIRCALSHKPSIQIPYGITPNMICAGDPTGGWTKDSCLGDSGGPLQIVHPENQCLFQVFGITSFGQGCAFANMPGVYTKVSHYLKWIEDNVWPSV; encoded by the exons ATGATGCATTCGATTATCATCGTATCAATGACGCGatcctttttcctttttacatTCCAGCTGATTCCGGCTCCAGGAAAAGATCTGTCTCGCTCGACCGGTATTGGCACGATGCCACTACAACTGAACGTGTCTacgattttcttatttctcgcTGTCGTAGCGGTGCTGTCTGCCAAAAACTCAG AACgtccaaagaaaaagaaacctAATGCATCGAAATTGAGTGATAATATTAGCAAAAACCCATTTCTTCAGAGCACAAACCGTAGTAACGACAGAAATGTATTCCTCCAGGATCGTGACACAACCATAAATTGGGATAACATTATTGTACTATCTCCTGTTACCCAATCCCCAATTAATAATGGCATGAGACAGGATCAGGGTAAACCTCTGAGTAACAGCACAAAGAACACAGAAGAGACTGACAATATTATTCCCATTTACAATACTAATCCCTTCCTGCAACCACaaattaatgcaaataaaaatactgcaacACCTTCTACGATTAACCCAGGTGGCAATGCAGAACCAGTCACTCAGAAAATATCGGATAGGCTCTCTGGAGATACAAGTACATATGGAAGCTCGAGAAGAAAGTCAGAATACA TGTGCCAGCAGTATGGAAAACAAATATCAGGCACAGCAGAAGTGGTGCCCTTGGTTTCCATTCCAACGGTGATCTCAGTTACCATTGATGTCTGTTCAGATGCAAATCAGCTTGTTGTTGGAGGTGTCACTGCCACTCCTGGTGAGTTTCCTCACCAGGTCTCTCTAGGTAAAATCATTGATGGTGTGTACAAAAATTTGTGTGGCGGCTCATTGATTGCACCAGAATGGATACTCACTGCAGCCCACTGTACTTACAGTCCAAG CCCTTCAGTTGTGCGTATCGGTTTCCATGATCTACGGGACACGAATCGCGGTATTTCGGCATCGGTGGACAAAGTTGTACGGCATCCTGGTTACAAGCCTCCTTCCATGTACGACGACATAGCTCTTATAAAAATGGATAAAGCTATTGAATTCAATAAAAGCATCAGACCTGCTTGTCTGTATCAACGATACGATACTGTACCGACGAAAGCATGGGTTAGCGGCTGGGGTGTTGTAGAATTTG ATGACGAAGAAGGAAGCAACACATTGCAGAAAGCTGAGCTCACGATTCTTGATAACATAAGATGCGCGCTAAGCCACAAGCCATCGATACAAATACCATATGGCATCACACCGAATATGATCTGTGCCGGAGATCCTACGGGTGGATGGACCAAAGACAGTTGCCTGGGAGACTCTGGCGGTCCATTGCAAATCGTTCATCCAGAAAACCAATGCCTCTTCCAGGTATTTGGCATTACTAGCTTCGGACAGGGTTGCGCGTTTGCTAACATGCCTGGAGTGTACACGAAGGTCTCGCATTATCTTAAATGGATAGAGGATAACGTTTGGCCGTCAGTCTAA
- the LOC144468049 gene encoding clotting factor G beta subunit isoform X3: MPLQLNVSTIFLFLAVVAVLSAKNSERPKKKKPNASKLSDNISKNPFLQSTNRSNDRNVFLQDRDTTINWDNIIVLSPVTQSPINNGMRQDQGKPLSNSTKNTEETDNIIPIYNTNPFLQPQINANKNTATPSTINPGGNAEPVTQKISDRLSGDTSTYGSSRRKSEYMCQQYGKQISGTAEVVPLVSIPTVISVTIDVCSDANQLVVGGVTATPGEFPHQVSLGKIIDGVYKNLCGGSLIAPEWILTAAHCTYSPSPSVVRIGFHDLRDTNRGISASVDKVVRHPGYKPPSMYDDIALIKMDKAIEFNKSIRPACLYQRYDTVPTKAWVSGWGVVEFDDEEGSNTLQKAELTILDNIRCALSHKPSIQIPYGITPNMICAGDPTGGWTKDSCLGDSGGPLQIVHPENQCLFQVFGITSFGQGCAFANMPGVYTKVSHYLKWIEDNVWPSV, encoded by the exons ATGCCACTACAACTGAACGTGTCTacgattttcttatttctcgcTGTCGTAGCGGTGCTGTCTGCCAAAAACTCAG AACgtccaaagaaaaagaaacctAATGCATCGAAATTGAGTGATAATATTAGCAAAAACCCATTTCTTCAGAGCACAAACCGTAGTAACGACAGAAATGTATTCCTCCAGGATCGTGACACAACCATAAATTGGGATAACATTATTGTACTATCTCCTGTTACCCAATCCCCAATTAATAATGGCATGAGACAGGATCAGGGTAAACCTCTGAGTAACAGCACAAAGAACACAGAAGAGACTGACAATATTATTCCCATTTACAATACTAATCCCTTCCTGCAACCACaaattaatgcaaataaaaatactgcaacACCTTCTACGATTAACCCAGGTGGCAATGCAGAACCAGTCACTCAGAAAATATCGGATAGGCTCTCTGGAGATACAAGTACATATGGAAGCTCGAGAAGAAAGTCAGAATACA TGTGCCAGCAGTATGGAAAACAAATATCAGGCACAGCAGAAGTGGTGCCCTTGGTTTCCATTCCAACGGTGATCTCAGTTACCATTGATGTCTGTTCAGATGCAAATCAGCTTGTTGTTGGAGGTGTCACTGCCACTCCTGGTGAGTTTCCTCACCAGGTCTCTCTAGGTAAAATCATTGATGGTGTGTACAAAAATTTGTGTGGCGGCTCATTGATTGCACCAGAATGGATACTCACTGCAGCCCACTGTACTTACAGTCCAAG CCCTTCAGTTGTGCGTATCGGTTTCCATGATCTACGGGACACGAATCGCGGTATTTCGGCATCGGTGGACAAAGTTGTACGGCATCCTGGTTACAAGCCTCCTTCCATGTACGACGACATAGCTCTTATAAAAATGGATAAAGCTATTGAATTCAATAAAAGCATCAGACCTGCTTGTCTGTATCAACGATACGATACTGTACCGACGAAAGCATGGGTTAGCGGCTGGGGTGTTGTAGAATTTG ATGACGAAGAAGGAAGCAACACATTGCAGAAAGCTGAGCTCACGATTCTTGATAACATAAGATGCGCGCTAAGCCACAAGCCATCGATACAAATACCATATGGCATCACACCGAATATGATCTGTGCCGGAGATCCTACGGGTGGATGGACCAAAGACAGTTGCCTGGGAGACTCTGGCGGTCCATTGCAAATCGTTCATCCAGAAAACCAATGCCTCTTCCAGGTATTTGGCATTACTAGCTTCGGACAGGGTTGCGCGTTTGCTAACATGCCTGGAGTGTACACGAAGGTCTCGCATTATCTTAAATGGATAGAGGATAACGTTTGGCCGTCAGTCTAA